Proteins from a single region of Haemorhous mexicanus isolate bHaeMex1 chromosome 4, bHaeMex1.pri, whole genome shotgun sequence:
- the HAUS3 gene encoding HAUS augmin-like complex subunit 3, producing MSCGKDFVETLKKIGYPKADELNGEDFDWMFESSEDKAFLEWFCGNINGQHVVSEEELQDFDNLLQHGKAVLEGNALDEVLKTLEPTGSMNSSQEEDEEEVKKLEDELQTLQKLKNLQIHRHNKLQLLVTTNSHLLQTFQSREEEARKEWKEGLEVFTAANNKLDNELQSLIAAVKEFASFFTASDSEQGSDAHPLFFSQISLDRYLSVEEQSTAALTSHLKKLFYEGMSKCAENSLEGSFQLEDLIKQVPFDEANEVCEERQEIARLQAAYICGQNQLIQLQAEEEGVNSAIKCAESLLQSLDKDIGLQENIDAKISSLSAEISAIKQDIAQMNNEELLPLLKRKAQLLTAPVVKEYLDHQIARQDCYAAIQDKIGRHLIRQKTSFELIQLACEMEMKKHQEFSCQLENLVESLKKSTDELQQRLQVIAERAEQAKPRSTISPEDGLSCRLYQLLEGGSKKQQLFKTYKSLEQMAQKLKQDCATVEDQLAASAQEQSLLLSNLEGDVDALRGALYCGTNQIQLRSPELTEQFHQLEVDLDELNHLLKDLVADLKSKRSFLESNKLLQMERDLYVYFFKDEEQLKEMVERLEQQSQAKASGLEDENFTTSAVLNV from the exons ATGAGCTGTGGAAAGGATTTTGTGGaaactcttaaaaaaattgGATATCCAAAGGCTGATGAGCTTAATGGAGAAGATTTTGACTGGATGTTTGAGTCTTCAGAAGACAAAGCATTTTTGGAGTGGTTTTGTGGAAATATAAATGGGCAGCACGTGGTATCTGAAGAAGAACTGCAAGATTTTGATAATCTTCTCCAGCATGGTAAGGCTGTTTTGGAAGGAAATGCACTGGATGAAGTCCTTAAAACCTTGGAGCCCACAGGTTCAATGAACAGTAGCcaagaggaggatgaggaagaagtGAAGAAATTAGAGGATGAACTTCAAACTCTTCAGAAGTTAAAAAACCTTCAAATTCATCGGCATAATAAGCTTCAGCTGTTGGTTACTACAAACAGCCACTTGTTACAAACAttccagagcagagaggaagaagcACGGAAGGAATGGAAAGAAGGACTGGAAGTGTTTACTGCAGCAAATAATAAGCTTGACAATGAACTGCAGTCTCTTATAGCTGCAGTGAAGGAATTTGCCTCTTTCTTCACTGCTTCAGATTCAGAACAAGGGTCAGATGCACATCcactgtttttttcccaaatttctttGGACAGATATTTGTCTGTGGAAGAACAAAGCACTGCAGCACTTACATCACacttaaaaaagcttttttatgaAGGTATGTCTAAATGTGCTGAAAATTCACTTGAAGGCAGCTTTCAACTTGAAGATTTAATCAAGCAAGTCCCTTTTGATGAGGCTAATGAAGTTTGTGAAGAGAGGCAAGAGATAGCCAGGCTCCAGGCAGCATATATTTGTGGTCAGAACCAGCTAATTCAGCTGCAGGCTGAAGAGGAGGGCGTGAATTCAGCTATCAAGTGTGCAGAGAGCCTCCTGCAGTCCTTGGACAAG GATATTGGACTACAGGAAAACATTGATGCTAAAATATCTAGTTTAAGTGCTGAAATTTCAGCAATTAAACAAGACATAGCTCAGATGAATAATGAAGAGCTGCTTCCCCTTCTTAAGAGAAAAGCACAACTTTTGACTGCACCAGTGGTGAAAGAATACTTAGATCACCAAATTGCTCGGCAGGACTGTTATGCTGCAATTCAAGATAAAATAGGCAGGCATTTGATAAGACAGAAAACATCATTTGAACTGATTCAGCTGGCCTGTGAAATGGAGATGAAGAAACACCAGGAGTTCAGCTGCCAACTTGAGAATTTGGTAGaatctctgaaaaaaagcaCTGATGAGTTACAGCAGAGACTACAGGTGATAGCTGAACGAGCTGAGCAGGCGAAGCCAAGGAGCACTATTAGCCCAGAGGATGGTTTATCTTGCAG GCTGTATCAGCTCCTGGAAGGAGGAAGTAAAAAACAGCAATTGTTTAAAACATACAAAAGCCTGGAGCAGATGGCTCAGAAGTTAAAGCAGGACTGTGCCACAGTAGAAGATCAGTTGGCAGCATCTGCTCAGGAGCAGTCTCTCCTTTTGTCCAACCTAGAGGGGGATGTGGATGCCCTTCGTGGTGCTCTCTATTGTGGAACAAATCAGATACAGCTCCGGAGTCCA GAGCTTACTGAGCAGTTTCACCAACTGGAAGTGGATTTAGATGAACTAAATCATCTCCTTAAGGATCTGGTTGCCGATCTGAAGTCGAAGAGAAGTTTTTTAGAGTCCAATAAGCTGCTTCAAATGGAAAGAGACTTGTATGTGTATTTTTTCAAAGATGAAGAGCAGTTGAAAGAGATGGTGGAGAGGCTTGAGCAGCAGTCTCAGGCTAAAGCCAGTGGTCTGGAAGATGAGAATTTCACAACCAGTGCAGTTCTTAATGTCTAA